A window from Oncorhynchus mykiss isolate Arlee chromosome 9, USDA_OmykA_1.1, whole genome shotgun sequence encodes these proteins:
- the LOC110532015 gene encoding potassium channel subfamily K member 9-like: MKKQNVRTLSLILCMFSYLLVGAAVFDALESETESSRRRILELKRTEMKKKYRLSEDDYRQIEQVVLQAEPHHAGRQWKFAGSFYFAITVITTIGYGHAAPGTDAGKVFCMFYAVLGIPLTLVMFQSLGERMNTFVRYLLRRAKQCLGLRRTEVSMENMVSVGFLSCIGTLCVGAAAFSHYEGWTFFHAYYYCFITLTTIGFGDFVALQKKEDLQEKTPYVAFSFMYILVGLTVIGAFLNLVVLRFLTMNTEDERRDAQERASIKRERGLLTMGLHGGEGGPEQCRGELGGRDRGRDRMGQSRSHSNLFRPMEEGTSRTNLITSPVEEQEERDRARGAPCKQRLHLQLHGTGRLKTESPLGSLCSCMCYRLGVCDSPLPSRSEHHGCNINSVYYSSVSYRTQGCSPRDNTGLSSPGNTLSPQHSFKEYPHSRRKSV; the protein is encoded by the exons ATGAAGAAGCAGAATGTGCGgaccctctctctcatcctctgcaTGTTTTCCTACCTGCTGGTGGGAGCCGCGGTGTTCGACGCGCTTGAATCAGAGACGGAGAGCTCCCGCCGACGCATCCTGGAGCTGAAGCGTACCGAGATGAAGAAGAAATACCGGTTGTCCGAGGACGACTACCGGCAGATCGAGCAGGTGGTACTGCAAGCGGAGCCCCACCACGCCGGGAGACAGTGGAAATTCGCAGGGTCTTTCTACTTTGCCATCACGGTCATCACCACCATTG GTTATGGCCATGCAGCTCCAGGCACAGATGCTGGGAAGGTCTTTTGCATGTTCTATGCTGTGCTGGGCATCCCTCTTACCCTGGTCATGTTCCAGAGCCTGGGCGAGAGGATGAACACGTTCGTTCGCTACCTCCTGCGCAGGGCCAAGCAGTGCCTGGGGTTACGGAGGACTGAGGTGTCCATGGAGAACATGGTTTCGGTGGGCTTCCTGTCCTGCATCGGCACTCTGTGTGTCGGGGCAGCAGCCTTCTCCCACTACGAGGGCTGGACCTTCTTCCACGCCTACTACTACTGCTTTATCACGCTCACCACCATTGGGTTTGGGGACTTTGTGGCACTGCAGAAGAAGGAGGACCTCCAGGAGAAGACACCCTATGTGGCCTTCAGCTTCATGTACATCCTGGTGGGGTTGACAGTGATCGGAGCCTTCCTCAACCTAGTAGTGCTGCGCTTCCTCACCATGAAcacagaggatgagaggagggacgCCCAGGAGAGGGCCTCCATCAAGAGGGAGAGGGGCCTGCTTACCATGGGGCtgcatggaggagaaggaggaccaGAGCAGTGCAGAGGAGAGCTTGGGggcagggacagggggagggacAGGATGGGGCAGAGCCGCAGTCACAGCAACCTTTTCCGGCCCATGGAGGAGGGAACCAGCCGCACTAACCTCATCACCTCCCcagtggaggagcaggaggagagggacagggccAGGGGTGCACCCTGCAAGCAGAGGCTGCACTTACAGCTGCATGGCACAGGCAGACTAAAGACAGAGTCCCCCCTGGGCTCCCTGTGCTCCTGTATGTGCTACCGTCTGGGTGTGTGTGACAGCCCCCTGCCTTCCCGCAGCGAGCACCACGGGTGTAACATTAACTCTGTCTACTACAGCTCCGTCTCCTACAGGACCCAGGGCTGCTCCCCCAGGGACAACACAGGACTCTCGTCCCCAGGGAACACACTCTCGCCTCAGCACAGCTTCAAGGAGTACCCCCACTCCCGGAGGAAGTCAGTGTAG